Genomic DNA from Euleptes europaea isolate rEulEur1 chromosome 14, rEulEur1.hap1, whole genome shotgun sequence:
TTGGGAAGAAAAAAGGTAAAAAAGTTAGCCCCAACCTTCTGCCACACAGTCGGCTGACCACTTATGGGGCTGGCAAGCTTATCTCATCACCATCCTTAAATAAAGTGAGTCCATTCCACAGCTAGgattgtcaggtctctcttcaccaccaatgggaggttttgggggtggagcctgaggaggaggaggtttggagaggggagggacttcaatgccatacagtccaattgccaaaatggccgttttctcaggtgaactgatctctatcggctggaaatcagttgtaatagcaggaggtctccagctagtacctggaggttggcaaccttagccacagCCCAAAGAGGAATCTTCCCTGTGTTCCTTCACATGTACATCCCTTTCTTAGTAGGATGTGTCCCAGACAGATTAAGCTCCGCTGGTGAGTCCAGATGATCCATTACCACACAGGCCCTGTCAGTTCTTTAAGGCTAAAAGTCATCTATATGCCCGTACAATGTTTATGCCATTTATAGGTATTTGTGATTTTATGGAATGTCTATGTAGACAAAGGTTCGAACTTAGAAAATGCATTCTTTTTTTACAGGGGAACATTCGGCACAAGGAAATAAGCTGAGTGAAAACAAATGCTCCGAAGacagaaacaaaattaaaaaggggatACTAAAAAACTTTAGCCAGCATGCTTGCAACATTTGGTCTCCTCTCTAGTTGTTAGGTGGGGCAATGATTGTACAAGTTGTGACACAAAAATACTTTGACTTAATTACTATGTGGATCACAACCTAAAACATTCAGTGGATGCAGTTCCTAAATAAACTGTATGTTGCAAATAATGCATGTGCATGCTTGCATCTTCTGGCCCTGTTCCTGGCTGTATACATATAAAGCTGAATGTCGGCAATGAGCCCCTATATGAATGCTGTACAGATGTTGTTTTGGTGCTCCAACCACACATTGGAGTGCACACTATCTGCAGTTCTCCTGGAGCATTCAGTAGCCATTTTGCATGAACAGGGGCAAGTGTATTTTCCATGCTTGGAAAGCTTTGGTACGCATGAACAAGGCCCTTCAAAAATCTGGAGTTCCATTTGCATTTACTGAAGCTGTACACACTTGGAAAATATGAACTTTGCCCCTATTCATACAATATGTGTGTTGGGAAGATTGCAGATAGTGAATGCTCCTGTTATGTATAGTTGGAGCACCAAAATCAAACATCTGAACAGGGCTGCTTCATGGGCTCCAACATCGCTCAAAGCACTGAAAATGTACTCATGTACGGGTTTGTTGCAGATTTTTGCCTGAACAAGATCATGTCTGGAGACAAAGGACCACttgctcccttatgaacctacttgaaagactgcctactcccttatgaacctaccagATCCCTACAGTCATCTTTCAAGGTCCAAGCCAAGTCTGTGGTCCATCAACGTCTCATTGATATTGAGTTTCAAAATGACAATGCTCTTCTTTCTAACTACTTTAAAAACACCAGGTCATGGATAGGCACTAATTCAGCCCCTTATCTAACCTCAATTACTTCCCCAACATCAAGATGGGCCTTTTTCTAGAGcccgatttgatgcccttccacCTGCTGTACTTTCAGGAAGGTTTCTCCATTGCCCAAGAGAGACATGCAAATGCTCTTTTTACATGGATATGGTGAAGACGCTAGCACATATTTTGCTCCATTGTGAAcattatgatgatgccagaaataGTTTAATTACTCCCTATCTCATTTTGTACACTCTtacacctctgaggcctccttggtagaatacctactggaagacagggtgacttatatttcatattccgtagcaaaattttgctcttatgtttgctggaaaTGGAAGGCATTTATGGGAAAGCCTTCAGATTAATTAGTATAGCTGAGATGCTGTAAGCGAAAGCTGTAcaattttatcataggatgtatattttatattttatgctggcctttggctgtaataaaataaatgaaaaataaatcttTCAAGGTCCTGCTTTAGGTGCCACCACCTTCTCaggttaggtgggtggcaacccgggagagggccttcttggttgaagcaccaaaactctggaactatGAATCCATTTAGTGGACTGTGTACACAATACTTTTACAGTGGAGGACACTCTTAAGACTTGCATTAGAAATGAAGACTAGTTGTGCCTTAGAAAACCAGGACACCTGGCATTTCGCGCATACTCTTTGTAAAACTGCAGCCCATAACATGAAAACTAAATGAGGCAACCCACAAATTATAACGTTTTCATGGTGGTCACCGCTGAACAACTTCTTCACTCCTCCTATGAGATCAGTATCTGTTTTCTTTGCAAGTGtgaaagtgtgtgtttgtgtggctgtatatttatttatgcatatatATTCCCCCCTTGCTTGTGAATCTAGATGCATTCTCGATTGTGAGTCTAGAGGAACCCTGGTTCTACAGAATTTGGGATACCAACCAGAAATTCCTCTTCCTGCAGAATGGAGAATTAGTAGCAGCTCCAAACAATACCAATGCAGAAGGTAACAGCCAAAGTACTTAAGTACAGTTCCTTTTATCGGCACTTCTCAGTTCTTTACCACCATGCTCACTGGTTTCGCCCATTTCCAACTTCTGGAGCTGGGTAATCAAGCTATCAGGAAGACTTGCCTTGGAATTGGTGACCTTTTCCTTGCTTCTGCACCAGATCCTTAACTCTGAAAGAGACCCCCTGAACACCCTCTACTTATCTTCTATTTCTTAACTACCCACCCCCACCTTGCCTACTTGCCTTGCTGACCCGAAATACTCTTCTAAATCCCCTTCTAGTTCTGGTTTGAGCAACAGGTTCCTGTGATTTCTCTTGGCTGCTACCCTTCCTTCTTGTTTGCATCCGAACCTGCCTGTTCTTTTGTTCAAGTTCCACTGGTTCTGCACACTTCCGAGGGCCTAAGTACACGaagtatgcatgtatgtatttaagtatttttaccctgcttttctccccggtGGGAACCTACAGCAGCTTACAAAACATAAAAATCTAATGGCAGTGCttatctattgccttgaaaacgctatggtcctagggtcaccatgagtcagttgtgtgacttgacaacacacagcgtaatatagtggttaagagcggcggactctaatctggagaactgagtttgattccccactcctccactgtcCTCCCCCAAACCATCCCGCTACCAGGTCATCTTACTTAGGGCCATAAACTGCAAGCCATTGGCCAAAAGCCAAGGTCCAAGATTTCTGTCTTATATCCAAAGCCTGCCTCTGCCCATGCTCAGCCTTAATAACCTGTAGCAagaagggaaacagaagctgAACCCAGCTGTTCTTCAGCCGGCAGCCATGTTCCCAAGGTTCTCCTCCCCTGCCAAATTGTTTATGGGTCTGCCCCATGTGCTGTCAACACTGGGGGTTCCATGttgaaacttaattcccaggcgcTCCTCTGGATGAggagtgttgccaacctccagagttGGCAGTTTTGGAGGATAGACTGTATAGAACCACATCCTTACTGAGGTatttttcctccccccaaaaaatacatgCCCCCAGGCATCACCCCCAGGATTTCACAAGTcaaagttgggaaccctaattatGACCACAATGCACATGGAGAGGGAGCTTAAGCCTTCCTActtgcaccatttccccaacttGAAATGACCCTGGGGAGGCATTATTTGTCCTGTTGTAGCTCATCAGTATACACAAGTTTCCCTAATGGGTTCAAAGCCATGGTTAGCgtatattgtagtttgccataaCGTCTACAATGGCCTTGTACTGCTGGTCAGTTGTGCAAGCTACTGATGCAGTATAATACAATCAGCAATGAGAAAATTGTTCACTATGGATGTATTTTAAGTGACTGAAACCACAAACACGCATTTACTCTTATATAAACATAAACTCCTGTTTGCTCCTAAATCCGAGAACGGTGTTTGTCCTCTGTCAGACCACTGATGGCATTtttgccatgttggtctgcagtggaacagttagatttgagtccagtagcaccttagagaccaaggcAGGTTTGGTTCTCAAAAATGTatgccctgaaactcttgttggtctctaaggtgctactggactcaaatctgtttttttcttttttttgcccgTTGTTTCCTTCCAGATCAGTTAATGGCAGTGACTCCAAATCAAGTCATAGATGCAAGTAAGCGACCTATCTTTATGGGCACCAAAGATAAGAAAAACATTCTGACTGTGAAGTCAAGTGGTCGACCTCAGCTACAGCTAGTGGTGAGTTTCATTTTTGCTTCTgagtattttttttgtatttcctgAGTAAATGCTTGTTCACTTTTAATCACATATAACTAGGGTTTGTGTACATTCCATACTAACCTCTTATATTCTGTGCCAAAGTGACTCGCCACCAGGGGAAGAATGTCCAGTTACCTGCTTTCATTTATACAAATTATGGAAAGCTATGTTGGCTAGTGGAAATTATGGAAATCACCTAGTGGCCAAAATGCAATACTTTGAAGGTGGATAGAGCACGCTGGCTGAGtgtaaagggtttttaaaaaacgttttccaCCTTCAAGAGGGATGGCTGAGTTTGACTGAGATGTAGTTGCCAATTTCAGCTCGGAAAGTTCCTGGCAATTTTtaagttttaagaggggagtgagtTCAGCAGGGGCGTACGTCACcgtaggacttctgtttctcctagcctgtgctagttttctacttacAGGGAATTATTACTGTGGGGCAACTCTGGATATGTAACCCCTCACTTCAGTCTGAAGTAGTACAGTCCAATTTGCCACCTTGGCACTCTGCCACTTCATTCTGTTGCATGTCCAGATCAGGCTTAAtcgttttatttatttggttggttgatatcctgcccctccctgacAATGCTGGGTttggggcagctcacaacatgtcCTAACAATTTAAACATAGCAATTTCAGTTAAAATTCTAAACAATAATCACTAAAAAAGGCAAGGTACGAAAAGGGAAGGTCTGGTTTTGGTTATATATATCTCCTACCCCACAAAGGAGGCTCAAGACTGTTTTCCAGGACACACAGGtaagtaactagggttgccaactccagcttgggaaattcctggacatttaggggcagtgtctggggatgagagggagctcagcagggatgtgatgccatagagataATCCTATGAAGTTGccatttctgtagtctggaggtaatttataattctgggagaactccaggtcctacCTCAAGTTTGGCATCCCTAAGATTACACATGTATGACTAGGTAAGGTAAGATAAGAATACCTGCTCTGTGCTAGGAAATCACTGAAAATGGCAGCAGTATTCTAAAGGGTTTAGCATTGTTAAACtaaaaaaggttgctttggtGGCACCTTACTGTTGGATGTAAATTCACTTTGTTTCCTGGCCAGATTTTATTACCATGAGACagagacgacaccaggtttaagaagcaagggggaaaaaaagctttttattttgccaggcaaaagaggaagacatttcaggccttttcggcttcaaaagtgaaagtctctcctaacaaaaccccgccctctgtGTCTTATATATACTCCTCCAAAAACCCTTTGTTCCAaaaggatttgaatatctcctcctctcaaatccaccctaactctgatctcatctccGTGGTCCCATGTTGTTTTTTTATGCCAccctgttccagatacgaaaaatcacctgctttgttcatgTTAAATTAGACTATACTGTtttttactgacttatataaataaacacagcttacaaatataatagaaaaataacatttttctaatatgctagaattaaattaattaaaatcttacacatcccacattaCCAGCCCAATAATGAACCGATAACATACATACTTCCAAGTAAATCTGGTTAAGACCAGCCCATAAGTGGAATTTTCTtctctgccattttaaaatgaaaaataataatgtcTAGCATTCATATAACACTTTTGCATTATTACTGCCCTTTAAGGTAGGCCTGTGTTGCAATCCCTGCATTGTCCATGGGCAGgagtggaacataagaacataagaaaaggtatgctggatcagaccaaggctcatcaggtccagcagtctgttcacaccgtggccaaccaggtgcctctaggaagcccacaaacaagaccactgcagcagcattatcctggctgtattccaaagtacctaatatattaAACCtgttcctctgatcttggagagaataggtatgcatcatgactagtatccatttttactagtagccattaatacccctctcctccatgaatatgtccacccccctcttaaagccttccaagttggcagccatcaccatatcctggggcagggagttccgtgttgtggaagaaatacttccttttatcagttttgaaggGCTGAGGCAAAGTGGGCACAGTGGTTTAACAAAGGTCGCCAAGTAAGTCCAGGACACAGATGTGATTTAACCAAAGAGGCTTCTACTAGGCTTTAAATCTGCATCTCTGTGAATGGGGGGTCAGGAggaactcccacacacacacacttttcttgtGAAGAGGAAAATCCTATTGAGACAACAGCACATGTCTAACTAAACCTTCATGTTTTCTTAGGCAGGAGATATTATGGAGCTTTATAAGAAAAAGGAGGAATCCACAGAGTTCACTTTCTACAACCAGACCAAAGGCAGCGAGACAACTTGCTCCTTTGAATCAGCAACTTCCCCCGGTTGGTTCCTCAGCACTTCTCCTGAGCCAAACAAGCCTCTTGGTTTGAGCCAAGGAGGGGGTTCCGATATCACTCTTTTTTATATTGAAAGAAAAAAGTAAATTGCTCAGAAATGTTACTTTTTGTGAAGAGGAAGCTGTTAATACCCATTAGCATGCCTTTCTGAATTTAGCGTGTATACCTTTGTAGTTTTGGGTTTAAAATCTGGGGTGGAGGGTAGGGAGCTGAATTTCTGGTGAGGTGTGAGTGGCCATGTAGCAAGTTACATGCTGTTCTTGCTtatgtgggagccagcgtggtgtagtggttaagagtggcagactctaatctggagaacctggtttgattccccgctcctccacattgaagcttgctgggaaaccttgggctagtcacagttctctcagaactctctcagcctcacctacctcacaaggtgcctgttgtgggtggtgggtgggaaggtgattgtaagccagtttgagtctccttttggtagagaaaagtgggatataaaaaccaactcttcttcaatagtGTACCAAATCCAGTAGTGAACCAAATCCAAATAGTGAACCAAATCCAAACTATTGGCCACATAAGCAAGCAAGAACAGCATTAAATTTGCTCTGTCGTCTGAAATGGGAGATGTATTTTGGGCTGAGATAAGGAAACAGTCAGGGATGTATAGCCTGCCCACAACTTTCCAAGAAAATGATGTAATGTTTTTTTTGGATTACATCCAATTAAAGCTGTAGCTGGGTGTTTGTCTCTGCGGGGGTTCATTATCACAACTAAGAGAGTAAAGAATAACACCCAGGGGATCTTCACACCTGGACAGCAAGAGAGACTGCTGCAATTAGCTGCAATCGATAACGTAATCATTGCATATTGTTTCATTAAAGGAATGCCAGCATCTAACTGCATGAAACTGTGTGCACGTTTTTCTTCACCTTATAGATAAaggggctctgacctggatggcccaggctagcctgatctcgtcagatctcagaagcaaacagggtcagccctggttagtatttggatgggagaccaccaaggaataccaaggttgctgggcagaggaaggcactggcaaaccacctctgatagtctcttgccatggaaaccccaaaaagggtcgccataagtcagctgcgacttgaaggcaccacacacacataaagggAATCCTTTTGGTACAGAATGGGCATGGGGTACTCCATAGATTCATGGGCAGATTGGGCATTAAGGCTACCGGGAAGATCCTGTTCGGCTGATGGCTGGTGGGGGCACCCCCCACTGGGACCACCCGAATCTGCCCTTCATCGGGGCCACTCCAGCCCCAAGAAAGGAGTGAGCATGAGCCAGAGGCGTGGGAAAGAGTGTCAGCTCTGGccggggaaattcctgaagattttgggggtgaagtctggacaggacagggtttggggaaggcaagggcttcagtggggtataatgccattaattccaccttccaaactggccattttctccaggggaagtgatctctgtcacctggagatcagttgtaatcccagatctcctgctgccacctggaggttggcaaccctaggtgtggggAAGGCTCACAGCACCCATCCTTCCATGGCAGTATCCTCACTGTGGTGAAGGATGGGATACACATCCCTGGCCTCATGGTGAGTGACAGGATGTACCTGTCCAGCTTCATCATCTTGCCCAGTGAGGGACGGGCTTGCTTGGTCTCAACCAGCCTGGCTGCCCACCTTGGCTGGGCACCTCCTGCTCGGGGCTGGCTGGGAAAGTGCATCCTTCCCTCTTTAGGGGGGCATGTCAGAGCAGGCTAGGGGTGGGGCCAAGGTGAGCTGAGGGAACCTCTCCCaaggccattttcccctcccatcttccccTGCATAGATTACTAAGGTGTTTGGTAGTGATCTTATTTTTTCCTATGCAACTAGCTGTTGCACACCCGCTAGAACAGATCAGTACACAGAAAACTGTTAGCAAAGTACACCATGGCCTATACTGTCACTAGGTCTACAGTTGGAGAAGTCATGAGGAAACAGAAGCAGACTAACCCGCTAGGTCCATCTTGTGCTGCCTGGCAACCCAAGGGAGGCATTTCCCTTCTGAGAAATTTGGGGGACCTCATCCCCCCAGatttatccatagggttgccacctccgggttgggaaatacctggagatttttttggcgcagcctgaggagggcgaggttgggggaggggagggacttcagtgccatggagtccaattgccaaagcggccattttctccaggtgaaccgatctctatcgggtggagatcagttgtaatagcaggagatctccaactacgacttggaggttggcaaccctaggtacatacCATGCGGAGAGAAATGCTTACCTTTgtcattttcctgatctgaaacagcTCCAGGGGAGAGCTGTTTGCCCTGTAGGTTCATGTGGGTTCCCCAACTGGGTAAATAGTGTCCCCagtgccatttcaggtcaggaaaaggaTGTAGTGGGGAGCCCCCTTCTGCCTGTGCACTGTGGTCCCAATCTAAATAAAGCCCTGCATGGCTGGGAACTGAATTCTTGGTAGGGAACCCACAAACATATATCATGTAGACCTGGGGAAAACGCTCCTGTTTGTGTGAAATGCATGGTTTAAGCAATTTTCAACCATACTAGAAACCCCTTTTCAAAATAGGGGGTTCCTATTATTAAATAGAAGACCAATGGGAGAATTTCAGGAAAGATGGAAGctgtattttgattatgttaagcTGAATTCTGGAGTGTACATAGTAGATTATAGACTATAGTAGTTTAGGTTAGAAGGCTAAGTAACTAAGCAGTTAAGCTAAGTAAGAATAAAAAGAATTAGCAAGCAGGAGAAgtaacagcatggtgtagggttGATATAAAAATGAACCTCATAAACCAGTATCAATAACGTAAAAAATGACTAGCATATAGATCAAATAAAAACGGTTATAGAACTGTAATATAGACTATTGATAGCAATTATGTTGTTCTATGACAATCTGTTATATGATGATAAAATGCTTCAATTATTGGCTTCCTTGGAATAATGTAATATCTTAGATGTATGTGTGGTATGTATGATATCTTTcttcaataaaatatatttaaaaaataggGGGTTACTATAAAGATCCCTTCGTATGGAACCATTCCACTTACCTAAGTAGGCAtcagaaaatgtattttatttttccaaatcaaAATTTCTTACTGACGTATGCAAATAACTTCTGTATGGTTGCAAGCATGGTTGCaaatgagggcagcaggaaaagaggaagacccaacaagagatggattgactcaataaaggaagccacagccttcaatttgcaagatctgagaaaggctgtcaaagataggacattttggaggacttaacacacacacacggttgcaACCAAAGGAATACAATCTGatgaagaacattaaaaaaaaaacacatcttaaacggatgttgtgaggataaaattggggaagaggaaaacaatgtaagctactttaggtccctgttggagagaaaggcagagtataaattacataaatgaaaatgaaaaatggtCCTGACATTTCAGTTAGGATTGGGATATTAACATTTAGCCTAATACTATGCACATTCATTTGGAAATAAAATTTCCTGTATTTAATGGAATGTATAGATTCAGAAGCATttatggaggtgtgtgtgtgtgtgtgtgttaagtgccgtcaagtcgcttccgactcatggcgaccctatgaatcaatgttttccaaaatgtcttatctttaacagctttgctcagatcttgcaaattgagggccgtggcttcctttatagagtcaatccatctcttgttgcgtcttcctcttttcctgctgccttcaacttttccaagcatgattgtcttttccagtggctcttgtcttcttatgatgtgtccaaagtatgacagcctcagtttagtcattttagcttctagggtcagttcaggcctgatttgatcccACTGATCAAAtctgacccactgatttgtttttttggcagtccagggtatccgtaacactctcctccaacaccacatttcaaaggtatctacattcttcctatcagctttcttcattgtccagcaatcacacccgtacatagtaatagggaatacaatggcatgaattaacctgatcttggttgccagtgacacatccttacacttcagaatcttttctagctccttcatggctgcccttcccagtctcaatctccttctgatttcttggctgcagtttcccttttggttgatgatggaaccaaggtgTACGGAGGTGTAGTTTCTTCTTTATTCCACAGCGTGGAACCATTCCTCCACATGCTAGCCAGCAGATTACCACTGCAGATAGACAAAGATCTTTTCCACCCCTGGATCTTTTGGTACTGCTGTTACATTGGTTTTCCGTGATCAGTTGGAAGGatactgatttcccccccacccctgtttgGAAATCTAGCAACCTAGAATAACTCATCTGGAGCCAAGTTTTCCTGCAACACCTGCCCACACACACCAAATGACCAGGATATCCAGGGCACAGGATATGGCTCAGGAAATGAGAGAGATCCTAGGTTACAACAGAGCTTGTGACACCAAAACTGGAAGGGTGAAATTTACATGCCTTATTACTATTTATATCCAAGAATGTATGTTTCCACTAAGGGAAGGAGAGTGCACAGCtttgaaaatgaattaaaaacagcAAGCAAATGAGAACAAAGTGTCTAAGCTATAGAATATTAAAACAAATTTTACTAAAACAAAAAATGTGATTATAAACTATAGTGAAAAAGAGGAAACAAGTCctctcacatttttaaaaagataatataTGTAGTGTAAAACAAACTGGGATGGATTTCCCCCCTTAAGGATACATGCTTATGTCAAGGCTTTCTTCATTTTATTCTGATTTATTCTGTTAAAATATTGATTGGCTGCCTCTCCATTAAAAAGTACTTGCTACAGCTCATagcattaaaaagcaaaacacagATCTAAAATCATgaccaataaaatatttattgagTATCTAGTTATCCTgtttaggagggaaggcagcatggtacaacccgatctcgtcagatctcggaagctaagcagggtcagccctggttagtatttggatgggagaccaccaaggaataccagggttgctatgcaggggaaggcactggcaagccacctctgttagtcttttgccatgaaaatcccataaagggttgccataagtcagctgcgacttgacggcactacacacgcgcgcacacacacacacacacagagttatccATTTTAAAGCGGCAAACCTATTTCTTCATTGCCTTtttgatcttcacaacaactttgtgaggtaggttcagcagagagagagagagagagagagagagagagagagagagagagagagagagagagagagagagagagaaagagagagagagagagaggagattcAAAATTACCCAGCAATCTTTCTTAACAAATTTGAACCCCGGGGGTCTCCTTAATCCTAATCAAACCACTACATCCTAACCATCACATCATACTGATAAAAGCAGAATGGCAGTGTGTAAAAATAGGAACAAAACAATAAGAGCACTGAAAAGGCAGGGGCTTATAAAAGCAGTAAAAACCACAACCAAAAGAAACAACTCATtctgaggctgttaccgcactaggtattcccagcgatgtattaagagtttggaaacatcgctgggaatacctagtgcggtaacagcctgagtCTAGCTAGATTGTAGAAGATAACTTCCCCAAATGgtagttttaaaaaaaggctgtTCAACCAAACAAAGTATAAGCCTGGGCTGTGTCCTGTTTTGCTCTTGGGAATGCCTAAGgttataaaatattgtcgaaggcttttacggtcagagttcattggttcttgtggattATATGGGCTGTGTAacccgtggtcttggtattttctttcctgacgtttcgccagcagctgtggcaggc
This window encodes:
- the LOC130487314 gene encoding interleukin-36 receptor antagonist protein-like, coding for MEEAASMNHARSTVDQEMADLFHNFGKKKDAFSIVSLEEPWFYRIWDTNQKFLFLQNGELVAAPNNTNAEDQLMAVTPNQVIDASKRPIFMGTKDKKNILTVKSSGRPQLQLVAGDIMELYKKKEESTEFTFYNQTKGSETTCSFESATSPGWFLSTSPEPNKPLGLSQGGGSDITLFYIERKK